Proteins encoded within one genomic window of Synechococcus sp. PCC 7335:
- the serS gene encoding serine--tRNA ligase, with amino-acid sequence MLDIKQIRNQTEQVKAALDKRGSYDLQPLLALDTQQRDLEKRRSDLQARSNEVGKSVGGKIRAGADPQGDEVKTLREEGNRVKQEIGELEPKERDLKAQIESILLTLPNLPSDSTPVGESEADNVEVRRWGDELITPDGKDRLAHYEIGEKLGIMNFERSVKIAQSRFVTLSGAGAALERSLISFMLDRHTRAGYTEILPPILVNSESMQGSGQLPKFAEDGFKCDRDDLWLTPTAEVPLTNLHRDEVLASDELPLNYCAYTPCFRREAGSYGRDTRGLIRLHQFNKVEMYKFVHPETSFDELEKLTADAEDILQQLKLPYRVIELCSGDLGFNATKTYDLEVWLPSAGKYREISSCSNCVDFQGRRANIRFKAAGKKGTEYVHTLNGSGLAVGRTMAAILENYQRPDGSVGIPEVLQKYMGTQAIS; translated from the coding sequence GTGCTCGACATCAAGCAAATCCGTAATCAGACCGAACAAGTAAAAGCTGCCTTAGATAAACGAGGCAGTTATGATTTGCAGCCCTTGCTGGCGCTAGATACTCAACAGCGCGATCTTGAAAAGCGGCGTTCTGACCTACAAGCTCGCAGCAATGAGGTAGGCAAATCAGTCGGGGGGAAAATTCGAGCAGGCGCCGATCCACAAGGTGATGAAGTCAAAACGCTGCGTGAAGAGGGCAATCGCGTTAAGCAGGAGATTGGTGAACTCGAACCAAAAGAGCGAGATCTAAAAGCTCAGATTGAGTCAATTCTGTTGACGCTGCCAAATTTGCCCAGCGATTCAACCCCAGTAGGTGAGAGTGAAGCTGACAACGTAGAAGTGCGACGTTGGGGTGATGAGCTAATTACGCCCGATGGCAAGGATAGACTGGCGCACTATGAGATTGGTGAAAAGCTTGGCATCATGAACTTTGAGCGCTCGGTTAAAATTGCCCAGAGCCGGTTCGTGACGCTGAGCGGGGCGGGAGCAGCGCTGGAGCGATCGCTAATTTCTTTCATGCTAGATCGGCATACGAGGGCTGGCTATACCGAGATATTGCCACCGATCCTAGTGAATTCAGAGTCGATGCAGGGCTCAGGGCAACTGCCAAAGTTTGCCGAAGACGGCTTTAAGTGCGATCGCGATGATCTATGGCTCACGCCAACTGCCGAAGTCCCGCTCACGAACCTTCACCGTGATGAAGTCTTAGCCTCTGATGAGCTACCGCTCAACTACTGCGCTTATACGCCATGCTTTCGCCGCGAAGCCGGTAGCTATGGCCGAGACACCCGAGGGTTGATCCGCTTGCATCAGTTCAACAAAGTTGAGATGTACAAATTCGTCCATCCAGAAACTTCTTTTGACGAACTTGAAAAGCTTACCGCCGATGCAGAAGACATTCTGCAGCAGCTAAAGTTGCCCTATCGAGTGATTGAGCTATGCAGTGGCGATCTCGGCTTTAATGCAACTAAAACATACGATTTGGAAGTCTGGCTGCCCTCTGCCGGTAAGTACAGGGAAATTTCTAGCTGCTCGAACTGTGTCGATTTTCAAGGGCGCAGAGCGAATATTCGCTTCAAAGCGGCAGGTAAGAAAGGCACCGAATATGTGCATACGCTTAATGGCTCTGGGCTAGCTGTGGGTAGAACGATGGCTGCCATCCTAGAAAACTATCAAAGGCCAGACGGTAGTGTAGGGATTCCCGAAGTCCTACAAAAGTATATGGGCACACAAGCTATAAGCTAG
- the rseP gene encoding RIP metalloprotease RseP yields the protein MTVLAVIGVLALLIFVHELGHFMAARLQGIHVNRFSIGFGPILWKYQGPQTEYALRAIPLGGFVGFPDEDPDSTIPPDDPNLLGNRPVLDRAIVISAGVIANMVFAYMVFVVQFGSIGVPDSFNLKPGVFIPEVMSGTPAEVAGIKAGDVILAVNGDRLGSEVEGEDSAQRTLIRTIQANENRPVDLTLQRFDKELAVSVTPQINKPGGDAVIGVALQPNGSVEYRRANSPTEVLSVAAREFQEKTVLVANGMLSLITDFSSMAGQVGSPVKIVEQGAGLAKTDGRSLFPFAAIISINLAIINILPLPALDGGQLAFLMIEALRGKPLPVRLQESVMQTGIFLLLGLGVFLIIRDTTQLEVLQNLRQ from the coding sequence ATGACCGTACTGGCCGTAATCGGAGTTTTAGCCCTTCTGATCTTTGTTCATGAGCTTGGCCACTTCATGGCAGCTCGCTTGCAGGGCATTCATGTCAATCGCTTCTCCATCGGCTTTGGTCCGATCTTGTGGAAATATCAAGGCCCGCAGACCGAATATGCGCTTAGAGCCATTCCTCTCGGCGGCTTTGTGGGATTTCCAGATGAAGATCCCGACAGTACGATTCCACCTGATGATCCTAATTTGCTAGGCAATCGTCCAGTTCTAGATAGGGCGATTGTGATCAGTGCTGGCGTCATTGCCAATATGGTTTTTGCCTATATGGTTTTTGTGGTTCAGTTCGGCAGTATTGGTGTGCCCGATAGCTTTAACCTCAAGCCAGGTGTGTTTATCCCAGAAGTCATGTCAGGAACGCCCGCTGAAGTCGCTGGCATCAAAGCCGGTGATGTTATTTTGGCTGTCAATGGCGATCGCCTCGGCAGTGAAGTCGAAGGCGAAGACAGCGCTCAAAGAACCCTAATTCGAACCATTCAAGCGAACGAGAATCGGCCTGTTGATCTGACACTGCAGCGATTTGATAAAGAGCTAGCGGTAAGCGTTACACCGCAGATCAATAAGCCTGGGGGCGATGCAGTTATTGGCGTTGCCCTTCAACCCAATGGCTCTGTTGAATACCGCCGCGCGAATAGTCCGACAGAGGTGCTAAGTGTCGCTGCTAGAGAATTCCAAGAAAAGACAGTCCTAGTCGCAAACGGCATGCTGTCTCTAATTACTGACTTTTCCTCTATGGCTGGTCAGGTCGGTAGCCCAGTCAAAATTGTTGAACAAGGGGCAGGGCTAGCAAAAACAGATGGACGTAGCTTGTTTCCCTTTGCGGCTATTATCAGCATCAACTTGGCAATTATCAATATCTTGCCTTTGCCTGCACTAGACGGCGGCCAGCTAGCTTTCTTGATGATTGAAGCACTGCGTGGCAAACCACTGCCGGTTCGTCTTCAAGAAAGTGTGATGCAGACAGGCATATTTCTTTTGCTAGGTCTTGGAGTTTTCTTGATAATTCGCGATACTACTCAGCTTGAAGTTCTACAAAATCTTAGGCAGTGA
- a CDS encoding NifU family protein: MSTLALTKPNVEKVLDELRPYLMADGGNVELVELDGPIVKLRLQGACGSCPSSAMTLRMGIERRLREFIPEIAEIEQVF; this comes from the coding sequence ATGTCAACTTTAGCTTTGACTAAGCCCAACGTTGAAAAGGTTTTAGACGAGCTACGCCCTTACTTGATGGCCGATGGTGGTAACGTAGAGCTAGTAGAGCTGGACGGACCTATCGTCAAGCTTCGCCTACAGGGGGCCTGCGGTAGCTGCCCCAGCTCAGCGATGACGTTGCGGATGGGTATTGAGCGCCGTCTGCGTGAGTTTATTCCTGAAATTGCTGAAATTGAGCAGGTATTTTGA
- a CDS encoding peroxiredoxin has product MTLSRTVLAIYLTFILGLSTLFNLPAYALGGTQPKIDRPAPTFTLPSSGDGEIALSDYLGQWVVLYFYPRDFTPGCTLEAKRFQQDLPEYQARNAQILGVSADDVESHAEFCDSEALVFPLLSDPDGTVSQAYGSWMKPMSMRHTYLINPEGILKERFLGVRPAIHSQEVLARLDELSAS; this is encoded by the coding sequence ATGACGCTTAGCCGTACAGTTCTTGCCATATACCTGACCTTTATATTGGGACTGTCTACTCTATTTAACTTGCCTGCCTACGCTTTAGGAGGCACTCAGCCAAAGATTGATCGACCAGCGCCTACGTTTACGTTGCCGAGTAGCGGCGATGGAGAGATTGCGCTCAGCGACTATCTAGGTCAGTGGGTAGTGTTGTACTTCTACCCGCGAGACTTCACACCTGGCTGTACATTAGAAGCAAAACGGTTTCAGCAAGACTTACCAGAATATCAAGCTCGAAACGCACAAATTCTAGGTGTCAGCGCGGATGATGTCGAATCCCATGCCGAATTCTGTGACTCGGAAGCCCTCGTTTTCCCATTGCTCTCCGACCCAGATGGCACCGTCAGTCAGGCTTATGGCTCCTGGATGAAGCCAATGTCAATGCGTCATACCTACCTAATTAACCCAGAAGGAATATTGAAAGAAAGGTTTCTAGGTGTGCGACCAGCTATACATAGTCAAGAAGTCTTGGCTAGGTTGGATGAGCTTAGCGCTAGCTAG
- a CDS encoding site-2 protease family protein gives MPLVLLTLLLGLMTYWVINNRLSKDKTSVPLWLLWLVMMAPVIVFTVWMNVGDGNPPPAILLYGLMAASTLFLYTTLVVSSVQAKQRVIDAARQSTVGSKDTQPVKKEPTNPLSRDEETLLQRCFPWSTYYLQNIEYRPQAMICKGKLKTSSQEAYQTVQKNVESSFGDRFLVLLQEGLNGTPFFALVPNPQAKNSVQAFPASATPAQIDRFKKYNQRKVTRPVLAAVLALATLLTTTLVGSMLVGNIEDPAAFQADLGLLLPGLAYSLSLMFILGVHETGHYVATRYHRLKATLPYFIPIPFFLGTLGAFIQMRSPIPNRRALFDVGIAGPLSGLVVSLPILAWGLANSSIVPLSDVSQLLSFESLDPSRSIALLVMSKLALGQALQADSAINLHPLAISGCLGLIVTALNLMPVGQLDGGHIVHAMYGQRTAIIVSHVARALMLVLAYAYQEFLLWALFLLFVPAAQPALNDVSELNGPRDFLGLVSLAVLVVIILPAPASLQALLL, from the coding sequence ATGCCTCTTGTTCTACTTACGCTGCTTCTAGGTCTGATGACTTATTGGGTCATTAACAACCGGCTGTCAAAGGACAAAACGTCTGTTCCGCTATGGCTGTTATGGCTAGTGATGATGGCTCCTGTCATAGTGTTTACGGTATGGATGAATGTGGGTGATGGCAATCCCCCTCCTGCTATTTTGCTATATGGACTAATGGCCGCCTCGACACTGTTCCTATATACGACGTTGGTTGTATCAAGTGTGCAGGCTAAACAGCGGGTGATCGATGCGGCGCGACAGTCAACGGTAGGCTCGAAAGATACACAGCCAGTAAAAAAAGAGCCTACCAACCCACTGAGTCGCGATGAAGAAACGTTACTACAGCGATGCTTTCCCTGGTCAACTTATTATCTACAGAATATTGAGTACCGGCCTCAGGCCATGATCTGTAAAGGCAAGCTCAAAACGTCATCGCAAGAAGCCTATCAAACGGTACAAAAGAACGTTGAAAGTAGCTTTGGCGATCGCTTCCTAGTGCTTTTGCAAGAGGGCTTAAACGGAACGCCTTTCTTCGCGCTAGTGCCCAACCCGCAGGCTAAGAATTCCGTGCAGGCTTTTCCGGCTTCAGCTACGCCTGCTCAGATTGACCGATTTAAAAAGTACAATCAGAGAAAGGTTACCCGGCCCGTCTTAGCAGCAGTCCTAGCTTTGGCTACGTTGCTGACAACTACCCTAGTCGGTAGCATGCTAGTTGGTAATATTGAAGATCCTGCTGCGTTCCAAGCCGATCTAGGATTGTTACTACCCGGCTTGGCCTATAGCCTCTCACTAATGTTTATTCTAGGTGTCCACGAGACGGGACACTACGTAGCAACGCGCTACCATCGGCTTAAAGCGACGTTGCCCTACTTCATTCCTATTCCTTTCTTCCTAGGAACGTTGGGCGCGTTTATTCAAATGCGATCGCCTATCCCCAACCGCCGTGCCCTTTTTGATGTTGGCATTGCCGGTCCGCTCAGTGGGCTAGTAGTTAGTCTGCCAATCCTGGCATGGGGGCTGGCCAATTCTAGTATTGTGCCCTTGAGTGATGTTTCGCAGCTACTAAGCTTTGAATCGCTTGACCCTAGTCGATCTATTGCTTTGCTGGTGATGAGCAAGCTGGCGCTTGGTCAAGCTTTGCAAGCAGATAGCGCTATTAATCTACATCCACTGGCGATTTCTGGCTGTTTGGGATTGATTGTAACGGCGCTGAACTTGATGCCTGTCGGTCAACTAGACGGTGGTCATATTGTTCATGCAATGTATGGGCAGCGCACAGCGATTATAGTCAGTCACGTAGCTAGGGCATTAATGTTGGTATTAGCCTATGCCTATCAAGAATTTTTGCTATGGGCACTCTTTTTGCTGTTCGTGCCTGCTGCTCAACCCGCTTTGAACGATGTTAGTGAACTCAATGGTCCACGCGATTTTCTAGGTTTAGTTTCCTTGGCAGTACTTGTCGTTATTATCCTGCCTGCACCGGCTTCGCTGCAAGCACTGCTACTGTGA
- a CDS encoding photosystem II S4 domain protein: MLPKADLLKHSENKEALSRIIDQAEQAIRTWEPVATDFLSPPEVFEAQATFGRLSDVHAIANGGYPQAERQRLIIARAEIPLDETPVPLAAISIAGNFLFDTATHRDFLGSLLGTGIVRAKVGDIIVLGERGAQAVVVPELVEFLTTSLTQVRSVSVKTRPIEMSELRVREPKKKEMTTVEASMRLDALASAGFGMSRSKMADMITGGDVRVNWKPVTQASQTLQPGDLVAIRGKGRLEVGEMAVTKKQRYRVQLTRLV, encoded by the coding sequence ATGCTTCCAAAAGCAGACCTACTTAAGCACTCTGAAAATAAAGAGGCGCTCTCTCGTATCATTGACCAGGCAGAGCAAGCGATTCGTACTTGGGAGCCCGTAGCTACCGACTTTCTTTCTCCACCTGAGGTGTTTGAAGCGCAGGCGACTTTTGGTCGGTTAAGTGATGTTCATGCGATCGCCAACGGTGGCTACCCTCAAGCGGAGCGGCAGCGGCTAATAATTGCCCGCGCTGAAATTCCATTAGATGAAACGCCTGTTCCTTTAGCAGCTATCAGCATTGCAGGCAACTTCTTGTTCGACACAGCTACTCATCGAGACTTTCTAGGGTCTTTGCTAGGAACAGGTATCGTACGGGCAAAGGTAGGCGACATTATTGTTCTAGGCGAACGAGGTGCTCAGGCAGTTGTAGTGCCTGAACTAGTAGAATTCTTGACAACGAGTTTGACTCAGGTGCGATCAGTCTCTGTAAAGACACGGCCGATTGAGATGAGCGAATTGCGCGTACGTGAGCCCAAGAAGAAAGAAATGACCACAGTAGAGGCTTCGATGCGTCTAGATGCCTTGGCCTCGGCTGGGTTTGGTATGTCGCGTAGCAAGATGGCCGACATGATTACAGGCGGCGATGTCAGAGTGAACTGGAAACCCGTTACACAGGCCAGTCAGACACTACAGCCTGGTGATCTTGTTGCGATTCGTGGCAAAGGACGATTAGAGGTAGGAGAGATGGCTGTGACAAAGAAGCAGCGATATCGAGTGCAGCTAACTCGGTTGGTGTAG
- the crtI gene encoding phytoene desaturase family protein, whose protein sequence is MSRKKAIIIGSGIGGLSLGIRLQSLGFDTTIFEKLDAPGGRAYVRRAQGFTFDMGPTVLTVPHFIEELFSLEKGAAALGEPDFPEEIMDPKDRIRSGVSGGPNTSKYVRIVPILPFYRIYFDDGTYFDYDGDPENTLRQIEAIEPDDLEGYERFHQAAKAIFDRGFIELGYTYFGNVVDMLKVAPDLVKLDAIRPLFSFVKDYFKSDKLRQVFSFEPLLVGGSPLTVPAIYAMIHFVEKTWGIHFAMGGTGELVQGFVRKFEELGGTIQYNSEVAKIDVEGSLLFGKKTAKGIELADGSYHAADLVASNGDYANTYMKLIDPKYRFINQDLKVKLTRQSMSVLVIYFGFKADESEALDLRHHNIILGPRYEELLKEIFDQKVLSPDFSQYLHIPSLTDPSMAPPGHHAAYTLVPVPNNGGDINWDIEGPRLTERVLTFLEERGYIPNLKERLVYQSHITPDYFEGTLNSYLGNAFGVEPVLVQSAFFRPHNQSEDIQNLYLVGANTQPGGGTPSVMMCAKMTARVIAKNFNIPDEVVNGVAEKKEVAAV, encoded by the coding sequence ATGAGTCGCAAGAAAGCCATCATCATTGGTTCTGGGATCGGTGGATTATCCCTGGGTATTCGTCTGCAAAGTCTAGGGTTTGACACCACCATCTTTGAGAAGTTAGATGCACCGGGTGGCAGAGCATACGTTCGTAGGGCGCAGGGCTTCACTTTTGATATGGGGCCAACCGTACTCACGGTTCCCCACTTTATTGAAGAGCTATTTTCTTTGGAAAAAGGCGCCGCTGCCTTAGGCGAACCCGATTTCCCAGAGGAGATCATGGATCCAAAAGATCGCATTCGCTCTGGTGTTAGCGGCGGGCCTAATACTTCTAAGTACGTCAGAATTGTTCCTATTTTGCCGTTCTATCGCATCTATTTTGATGACGGCACCTATTTTGACTACGACGGCGATCCTGAGAACACGCTGCGTCAGATCGAAGCGATCGAACCTGATGATTTAGAAGGCTACGAGCGCTTTCACCAGGCAGCTAAGGCTATTTTTGATCGTGGCTTTATTGAGCTGGGCTACACCTATTTTGGCAACGTCGTAGACATGCTTAAAGTTGCGCCTGATCTAGTAAAGCTAGACGCGATTCGTCCGCTTTTCTCTTTTGTAAAAGACTACTTCAAAAGCGATAAATTACGCCAGGTTTTTAGCTTTGAGCCTTTGTTAGTAGGGGGCAGTCCGCTAACGGTGCCGGCTATCTATGCAATGATTCACTTCGTAGAGAAGACCTGGGGCATTCACTTCGCTATGGGCGGTACGGGCGAGCTGGTTCAGGGCTTTGTTCGCAAGTTTGAGGAGCTAGGGGGCACCATCCAATACAACAGCGAAGTCGCTAAGATCGATGTTGAAGGCTCACTGTTATTTGGCAAGAAAACGGCAAAAGGAATTGAGTTAGCAGATGGTAGCTACCACGCTGCTGACCTAGTGGCTTCGAACGGCGACTATGCGAATACCTACATGAAGCTGATCGATCCGAAGTATCGCTTTATCAACCAAGATCTCAAAGTAAAGCTGACTCGCCAATCGATGTCGGTACTAGTTATCTACTTTGGCTTTAAAGCAGATGAGTCAGAAGCCCTAGACCTACGGCATCACAATATTATTCTTGGCCCTCGTTATGAAGAACTGCTCAAAGAGATTTTTGATCAAAAGGTGCTGAGCCCGGACTTTTCTCAGTATCTGCATATTCCATCGCTGACTGATCCGAGTATGGCACCGCCCGGACATCACGCTGCCTATACGCTCGTCCCTGTTCCCAACAACGGTGGCGATATTAACTGGGATATCGAAGGACCAAGATTGACTGAGCGAGTTCTTACCTTCCTAGAAGAGCGCGGTTACATTCCTAATCTCAAAGAGCGTCTGGTCTACCAAAGCCACATCACACCTGACTACTTTGAAGGAACGCTCAATAGCTATCTCGGTAATGCTTTCGGTGTAGAACCTGTCCTAGTGCAGAGTGCGTTCTTCCGCCCGCACAACCAAAGTGAGGATATCCAAAACCTCTATCTAGTTGGAGCAAACACCCAGCCTGGTGGCGGTACGCCTTCGGTGATGATGTGCGCCAAGATGACTGCTCGAGTTATTGCTAAAAACTTCAATATTCCTGATGAAGTTGTCAATGGCGTTGCCGAAAAGAAGGAAGTAGCCGCGGTCTGA
- the thrC gene encoding threonine synthase, protein MTLSFTSSSSSTVATDSQLAKQSTVLHKGWPGLIEAYRQYLPVSDATPVVTLHEGNTPLIPAPSIAARIGNSVQVFIKYDGLNPTGSFKDRGMTMAISKAKEAGAEAVICASTGNTSAAAAAYARRGGLRAYVVIPDGYVAMGKLAQALLYGAEVLAIKGNFDQALTSVRAVADRYPITLVNSVNPYRIEGQKTGAFELVEVLGDAPDWLCIPVGNAGNITAYWKGFKEFKSAGLCRRLPQMMGFQAAGAAPLILGYPIESPDTFATAIRIGNPASWDKAIAARDESGGAFNTVTDDEIAMAYGLLASEEGIFCEPASAASVAGLLKVKDQVPKGARIVCVLTGNGLKDPESAIERSGNQFKTGLPPDADSLAKLMGF, encoded by the coding sequence GTGACCCTTAGCTTCACCTCTTCTAGCTCATCGACTGTAGCTACTGACAGTCAACTAGCTAAGCAGTCAACTGTCCTACACAAAGGCTGGCCAGGTCTTATAGAAGCCTATCGCCAGTATCTCCCCGTTAGCGACGCTACACCTGTTGTTACGCTCCACGAAGGCAACACACCGCTAATTCCGGCACCCTCTATTGCTGCTCGCATCGGCAACTCAGTACAAGTCTTCATTAAGTACGACGGTCTTAACCCTACTGGCAGCTTTAAAGACAGGGGCATGACTATGGCAATTAGCAAGGCTAAAGAAGCCGGTGCTGAAGCTGTTATCTGTGCCAGCACCGGCAATACTTCTGCTGCTGCTGCCGCCTATGCAAGGAGAGGCGGCCTCCGTGCCTATGTCGTCATTCCAGACGGCTATGTGGCTATGGGTAAACTTGCACAGGCACTTCTATATGGCGCTGAGGTTCTGGCAATCAAGGGCAACTTTGACCAAGCGCTCACCTCGGTCAGAGCCGTTGCTGATCGCTACCCAATTACCTTAGTAAATTCTGTCAACCCCTATCGGATCGAGGGGCAAAAGACTGGGGCCTTTGAACTAGTAGAGGTCTTAGGCGATGCACCCGACTGGCTGTGCATTCCAGTGGGTAATGCGGGTAATATCACTGCTTACTGGAAAGGATTCAAGGAGTTTAAGTCAGCAGGCCTATGTAGACGGCTTCCACAGATGATGGGCTTTCAGGCTGCAGGAGCGGCGCCTTTAATTCTGGGATATCCCATTGAATCACCAGACACTTTTGCAACAGCGATTCGTATTGGCAATCCAGCTAGCTGGGATAAGGCGATCGCAGCCAGGGATGAGAGCGGTGGTGCTTTCAACACTGTTACTGATGATGAAATTGCTATGGCCTATGGCCTATTAGCCTCAGAAGAAGGAATTTTTTGTGAGCCAGCGAGCGCAGCATCTGTAGCTGGACTACTGAAGGTCAAAGATCAAGTACCCAAAGGAGCTAGGATTGTCTGTGTTCTGACGGGCAACGGATTGAAAGATCCTGAATCGGCAATTGAACGCAGCGGCAATCAGTTCAAGACAGGACTTCCTCCAGATGCAGATAGCTTGGCAAAGTTGATGGGATTTTAA
- a CDS encoding ABC transporter permease: protein MTTFILKKYWRESWAVARRILTELFRRGRSLISWLIFPALILMLNGFITAERADTTVSTAFEIAAPPTLVGAALFFSCLGGGVATVVSEREQQTLKRLFLSPLSGVSYFLGIFLAHSVIGVGQSLVIFAIALLAGANFTGAAWFLAAVIIWLSILAYVGLGFTLGAQFARRTEDVSALIAAFGVPLMVLGGAFLPISLFPESLLNIARFNPIYHMTEALTDALLNTEYPLGENSSHFWILFSFSIVMIGVGWLSYQRMLIREKQL, encoded by the coding sequence ATGACTACCTTCATCCTCAAAAAGTACTGGCGCGAAAGCTGGGCGGTTGCTCGTCGCATTCTGACAGAGCTGTTTAGAAGAGGTCGCAGTCTGATTTCATGGCTGATCTTTCCTGCCCTGATTTTGATGTTAAATGGCTTCATTACTGCTGAGCGGGCAGATACAACAGTCAGTACTGCTTTTGAGATTGCGGCTCCGCCGACGCTTGTTGGAGCCGCACTGTTTTTTAGCTGCCTAGGCGGTGGCGTAGCCACTGTTGTCTCTGAGCGTGAGCAGCAGACCCTGAAGCGTCTGTTTCTATCGCCTTTGAGCGGAGTTTCCTATTTCCTAGGGATATTTCTAGCCCATAGCGTGATTGGCGTGGGACAGTCTTTGGTGATTTTTGCGATCGCGCTCTTAGCAGGTGCCAACTTCACAGGTGCAGCCTGGTTCTTAGCAGCCGTGATTATCTGGCTGAGCATCCTAGCCTACGTAGGACTAGGATTCACGCTTGGTGCTCAATTCGCTCGCCGAACAGAAGACGTCAGTGCACTGATTGCAGCCTTTGGTGTTCCTTTGATGGTTCTAGGTGGCGCCTTCTTGCCAATCTCTTTATTTCCAGAGTCTCTGCTGAACATCGCCAGATTCAACCCGATTTATCACATGACCGAAGCCTTGACCGACGCCCTACTTAATACCGAATACCCTCTCGGTGAAAACAGTAGTCATTTCTGGATCCTGTTCAGCTTTTCTATAGTCATGATCGGTGTGGGCTGGCTATCCTATCAACGCATGCTGATTAGAGAGAAGCAACTGTAG
- the msrA gene encoding peptide-methionine (S)-S-oxide reductase MsrA — MELAENMMSLTDKQAVATFGAGCFWHVEESFRQLPGVVSTSVGYMGGHFANPSYLDVLSRITGHAEVAQVCYHPKRISYLKLLDVFWNCHDPTTLNRQGPDRGEQYRSVIFWHTPEQAIAAKKSKAQLDASNTYANPIVTEIKPASDYWLAAAEHQQYLAKQKT, encoded by the coding sequence ATGGAGCTAGCTGAAAACATGATGAGTTTGACAGACAAACAGGCTGTCGCTACTTTCGGGGCAGGTTGCTTTTGGCATGTGGAAGAATCGTTTCGTCAGCTTCCAGGCGTTGTCTCTACATCCGTGGGCTATATGGGAGGGCACTTTGCTAATCCTAGCTACTTAGACGTACTCTCTAGAATTACTGGGCACGCTGAAGTCGCTCAAGTGTGTTACCACCCCAAGCGCATCAGCTACCTCAAACTGCTAGACGTATTCTGGAACTGTCACGATCCCACTACGCTCAACCGGCAAGGACCCGATCGAGGAGAACAGTATCGCTCGGTCATCTTCTGGCACACACCCGAACAAGCCATCGCTGCAAAAAAATCGAAGGCCCAGCTTGACGCTTCTAATACCTATGCCAACCCCATTGTCACTGAGATCAAACCTGCTAGCGACTATTGGTTAGCCGCCGCCGAGCATCAGCAATATCTAGCGAAGCAAAAGACCTAA
- the nth gene encoding endonuclease III, producing the protein MRPVQKLRKKERALEILSRLKVVYPEAPCSLDHETPVQLMVATMLSAQCTDARVNQVTPALFERFPDAKAMAGAEIAELEELVRSTGFFRSKAKNIRAACHKIVTEFNGVVPNSMEALTSLPGVARKTANVVLAHAFDIHEGVTVDTHVKRLSGLFGLTKQTEPIKIEQDLMKLLPQPDWENWSIRLVYHGRAVCSARNPNCSSCELLDICPGAIKIRREKKRVTKTAERSKAKK; encoded by the coding sequence CTGCGTCCGGTGCAGAAGCTGCGAAAAAAGGAGAGAGCGCTAGAAATCCTGTCGCGTCTGAAGGTAGTTTATCCAGAAGCACCTTGTTCTTTAGACCATGAAACGCCTGTACAGCTAATGGTCGCGACTATGCTATCGGCGCAGTGTACGGATGCTCGGGTCAATCAGGTAACGCCTGCGCTGTTCGAGCGGTTTCCTGACGCTAAGGCAATGGCTGGAGCGGAAATTGCTGAGCTAGAGGAGCTAGTTCGCTCTACTGGCTTTTTCCGAAGTAAGGCAAAGAACATTCGAGCAGCCTGTCACAAGATTGTTACTGAATTCAATGGCGTAGTGCCGAATTCAATGGAAGCGCTAACAAGTCTACCTGGCGTAGCGAGAAAAACGGCTAATGTCGTCTTAGCGCACGCCTTTGATATTCACGAGGGCGTGACCGTAGATACTCACGTAAAACGGCTCTCTGGCCTATTTGGACTCACTAAGCAGACAGAGCCGATCAAAATTGAGCAGGATCTGATGAAGCTGTTGCCTCAGCCTGATTGGGAGAACTGGTCAATTCGACTGGTGTACCACGGGAGAGCGGTGTGCAGTGCGAGAAATCCCAACTGTTCGAGTTGTGAATTGCTAGATATTTGTCCGGGCGCCATCAAAATTCGTAGAGAGAAAAAGAGAGTAACTAAGACGGCTGAACGATCAAAGGCGAAGAAATAG